A genome region from Sphingorhabdus sp. SMR4y includes the following:
- a CDS encoding phage portal protein produces MTFWENITLAFKGGGASLRPPLGRSYIGTYGGAALSGDAPFSYEGRVREAYVENAIAQRAVRIVAEGVGGAPLVPVEGKLAALVEGSGAGQSLLETVAAHLLLHGNAYVQIIHGDDEPAELYALRPDRITVEPDAKGWPVAYAYRAGEHRTRFAAQDAMGRPAIIHLKGFHPTDDHYGLGCLGAAAKAVAVHNAAAKWNKAILDNAARPSGALVYDPGADGSALTGEQFDRLKAEMEASFAGSGNAGRPMLLEGGLKWQAMSLTPADMDFVALKEAAAREIALAFGVPPMLLGLPGDNSYANYREANRALWRLTILPLAGKILDGLSGALGSWWPDVKLAVDRDQIPALSEDRERLWKQVCEADFLSPEEKRAMLGV; encoded by the coding sequence ATGACATTCTGGGAAAATATCACGCTCGCCTTCAAGGGCGGGGGTGCCTCCTTGCGGCCGCCTTTGGGGCGCAGCTATATCGGCACTTATGGTGGCGCGGCTCTTTCGGGGGACGCGCCCTTTTCTTATGAGGGCCGGGTGCGCGAGGCCTATGTCGAAAATGCGATTGCCCAGCGGGCGGTGCGCATTGTCGCCGAAGGGGTTGGCGGCGCGCCGCTGGTCCCGGTGGAAGGCAAGCTTGCGGCCCTGGTCGAAGGAAGCGGCGCGGGGCAGTCGCTGCTGGAGACTGTCGCGGCGCATCTGCTGCTGCATGGCAATGCCTATGTCCAGATCATCCATGGCGATGACGAGCCTGCCGAGCTTTACGCGCTCCGCCCCGACCGGATCACGGTCGAGCCCGATGCCAAGGGCTGGCCAGTGGCTTATGCCTATCGGGCCGGTGAACATCGCACCCGCTTTGCCGCGCAGGACGCGATGGGCCGCCCGGCGATCATCCATCTCAAGGGCTTCCACCCGACCGATGACCATTATGGGCTCGGCTGTCTGGGCGCGGCGGCAAAGGCGGTGGCGGTGCATAATGCGGCGGCGAAATGGAACAAGGCGATCCTCGACAATGCGGCGCGCCCATCCGGGGCGCTGGTCTATGATCCGGGCGCGGATGGATCGGCGTTGACTGGCGAGCAGTTCGACCGGCTGAAGGCCGAGATGGAGGCGAGCTTTGCCGGTTCCGGCAATGCCGGGCGGCCGATGCTGCTCGAGGGCGGTCTGAAATGGCAGGCGATGAGCCTGACTCCGGCGGACATGGATTTTGTCGCCCTGAAAGAGGCGGCGGCGCGGGAAATCGCGCTGGCCTTTGGCGTGCCGCCGATGCTGCTCGGGCTGCCCGGTGACAACAGCTACGCCAATTATCGCGAGGCCAACCGGGCCTTGTGGCGGCTGACGATATTGCCGCTGGCGGGGAAGATCCTGGATGGATTGTCTGGGGCGCTGGGCAGCTGGTGGCCGGATGTAAAGCTGGCGGTGGACCGGGACCAGATCCCGGCCTTGTCGGAGGATCGGGAGCGGTTGTGGAAGCAGGTGTGCGAGGCGGACTTCCTGTCGCCGGAAGAGAAGCGGGCGATGCTGGGGGTGTAG
- a CDS encoding DUF3168 domain-containing protein: MSSALEAVQQQLVTQLDAKPSLTGLISGIFDGPPPRAAFPYIALATGASLDWSHKGGVGRELSLALTVHDDGETAARLHRVMALVEEALEPGLDDPDGWQIVTFDFRRTRIVRSAVSPWSGLVEYRARVLKS; the protein is encoded by the coding sequence ATGAGTAGCGCGCTCGAAGCGGTGCAGCAGCAGTTGGTGACGCAACTGGATGCCAAGCCGTCATTGACCGGCCTGATCAGCGGTATATTCGACGGCCCGCCGCCGCGTGCCGCTTTTCCCTATATCGCGCTGGCCACGGGGGCTTCGCTTGACTGGAGCCACAAGGGCGGTGTCGGCCGGGAATTGAGCCTGGCTCTGACCGTCCATGATGATGGTGAGACGGCGGCGCGATTGCATAGGGTGATGGCGTTGGTCGAAGAGGCCTTGGAGCCGGGGCTGGATGATCCCGATGGCTGGCAAATCGTCACCTTTGATTTTCGCCGGACGCGGATTGTGCGCAGCGCGGTTAGCCCGTGGAGCGGGCTGGTCGAGTATCGGGCGCGGGTTTTGAAAAGCTAG
- a CDS encoding phage tail assembly chaperone: MRTGPPSQENRTFAASASRLSGTVSAVLGWTPDQFWRATPAELATIFSTFADNMAGLSGELPLGTAQLEKLKEVFPDG; this comes from the coding sequence ATGAGGACTGGTCCGCCTTCACAGGAGAACAGGACTTTCGCCGCCTCCGCCTCGCGCTTGTCCGGCACTGTGTCTGCGGTCCTGGGCTGGACACCCGACCAGTTCTGGCGGGCAACGCCTGCCGAACTCGCGACGATATTCTCGACCTTTGCCGACAATATGGCCGGCCTGTCCGGCGAGCTTCCGCTCGGCACAGCACAATTGGAAAAACTGAAAGAGGTCTTCCCCGATGGATGA
- a CDS encoding HK97 family phage prohead protease, with amino-acid sequence MPDTIRFAGYAAIFDRVDRGGDIVRPGAFGDLAEGQSLPLLWQHDPMQQIGRVDFAREDRRGLRVIGTVSTTTRAGREAAALLSGASVKGLSFGYRVKRATGEKPRELLDLDVAEISLVTAPMQALARVHLVRKP; translated from the coding sequence ATACCGGACACCATCCGCTTCGCCGGCTATGCCGCGATCTTCGACCGGGTGGATCGGGGCGGCGATATCGTCAGGCCGGGCGCGTTCGGCGATCTGGCCGAAGGACAATCCCTGCCGCTGCTCTGGCAACATGATCCGATGCAGCAGATCGGCCGGGTTGATTTTGCCCGTGAGGACCGGCGCGGATTGCGGGTCATCGGGACTGTTTCTACCACGACCCGGGCCGGACGGGAGGCGGCCGCCTTGTTGTCCGGCGCGTCGGTGAAGGGGCTGAGCTTCGGCTACCGCGTCAAGCGGGCGACGGGCGAAAAGCCGCGCGAATTGCTCGATCTGGATGTCGCGGAAATTTCGCTGGTGACAGCTCCGATGCAAGCACTGGCGCGCGTTCATCTGGTCCGTAAGCCCTGA
- a CDS encoding gene transfer agent family protein: protein MSDRSANALRGEAQIVIHGTRLILRPSFAALVAAEEELGSLFDLVERAAGGRLLLSEIVTLFWHLAADRPDHLTRDQLGEGMMVLGLAGVTPPLKILLRQILSGGGA, encoded by the coding sequence GTGTCTGACCGGTCCGCCAACGCCCTGCGCGGCGAGGCGCAGATTGTTATCCATGGCACGCGTCTGATCCTGCGGCCCAGTTTTGCGGCCTTGGTCGCGGCCGAAGAGGAGCTTGGCTCGCTGTTCGATCTGGTCGAGCGGGCAGCCGGCGGGCGGCTTTTGCTGTCGGAAATCGTCACCCTGTTCTGGCATCTGGCTGCTGATCGTCCGGATCATCTGACCCGCGACCAGCTCGGCGAGGGGATGATGGTGCTCGGACTGGCCGGGGTGACGCCGCCGCTGAAGATATTGCTCAGGCAGATATTGTCGGGCGGCGGTGCATGA
- a CDS encoding DUF6127 family protein — translation MQNNEMLARLMAQAEGDGADLVTLRAIVEEATDSGAVRVLDRLGLSDPGAEDDIDELRELLRAWRDAKASAWKAAIRWIVRGVLALLLVGIAMRLGLGHLVS, via the coding sequence ATGCAAAATAACGAAATGCTCGCCCGCCTGATGGCGCAGGCGGAAGGCGATGGCGCGGATCTGGTGACATTGCGCGCGATTGTCGAGGAGGCGACCGACAGCGGCGCGGTGCGGGTGCTGGACCGGCTTGGCCTGTCCGACCCGGGCGCCGAGGATGATATTGACGAGTTGCGCGAACTGCTCCGCGCCTGGCGCGACGCCAAGGCGAGCGCGTGGAAGGCGGCGATCCGCTGGATCGTGCGGGGGGTGCTGGCGCTGCTCTTGGTCGGCATCGCGATGCGGCTGGGTCTGGGGCATCTGGTGTCGTGA
- a CDS encoding phage major capsid protein encodes MELSPNTPLETKADPLEASFDAVLMAEETESHGKAIAALRGDVDGLKGQVEAIGKASARPALAGNIDGAKGMPSSAAAQDFVAKYLRRGNHEGVELKSFSGASGPEGGFAVPQEIDGLIGATLKDISPIRAIATVVQTGTAGYRKLVTTGGTPSGWVSETAGRPETDTPDFNEIAPPTGELYANPAASQAMLDDAAFDVESWLADEIAREFAQAEGAAFVGGSGVNQPRGFLNATVTDESDDVRAFGSLQYVPSGASGDFDSEDVLVDLVHTLRPAYRQGASFVMNSSTLAHIRKFKTADGAFLWQPSLANGQPATLLGYPVVEAEDMPDIAADSLAIAFGNFRAGYLIAERSATRILRDPFTNKPFVHFYATKRVGGQVMNSEAIKLMQFSAS; translated from the coding sequence ATGGAACTCTCTCCCAATACCCCCCTCGAAACCAAGGCGGATCCGCTCGAGGCGTCGTTTGATGCGGTGCTGATGGCGGAAGAGACCGAAAGTCATGGCAAGGCGATTGCTGCCTTGCGCGGCGATGTGGACGGCCTGAAGGGGCAGGTCGAGGCGATCGGCAAGGCTTCGGCGCGACCCGCGCTGGCCGGAAATATCGATGGCGCGAAGGGGATGCCGTCTTCGGCTGCTGCGCAGGATTTTGTCGCGAAATATCTCCGGCGCGGGAACCATGAGGGCGTCGAGCTGAAAAGCTTTTCCGGGGCCTCTGGACCCGAGGGCGGTTTTGCCGTGCCACAGGAGATTGACGGGCTGATCGGGGCGACGCTCAAGGATATTTCGCCGATCCGCGCGATCGCGACCGTGGTGCAGACCGGCACGGCGGGTTATCGCAAGCTGGTCACCACCGGCGGCACGCCCTCCGGCTGGGTCAGCGAGACCGCGGGGCGTCCGGAAACCGATACGCCCGATTTCAACGAGATCGCGCCGCCGACCGGCGAGCTTTACGCCAATCCGGCGGCGTCTCAGGCGATGCTCGATGACGCGGCCTTTGACGTCGAATCCTGGCTGGCCGACGAGATTGCCCGCGAATTTGCGCAAGCCGAGGGGGCGGCCTTTGTCGGTGGTTCCGGGGTTAACCAGCCGCGCGGTTTTCTCAATGCGACGGTGACCGATGAGAGCGATGATGTGCGGGCCTTCGGCTCGCTGCAATATGTGCCGTCGGGCGCGAGCGGTGACTTTGACAGCGAAGATGTGCTGGTCGATCTGGTGCACACGCTGCGGCCCGCTTACCGGCAGGGCGCGAGTTTTGTGATGAACAGCTCGACGCTCGCCCATATTCGCAAGTTCAAGACGGCGGACGGTGCTTTTCTGTGGCAGCCGTCGCTGGCCAATGGACAGCCCGCGACGCTGCTCGGCTATCCGGTGGTGGAGGCCGAGGACATGCCCGATATTGCCGCCGACAGCCTGGCGATTGCCTTTGGCAACTTCCGCGCCGGTTACCTGATCGCCGAACGCAGCGCGACCCGCATCTTGCGCGATCCGTTCACCAACAAGCCGTTCGTCCATTTCTACGCGACCAAGCGGGTTGGCGGACAGGTGATGAATTCGGAAGCGATCAAGCTGATGCAGTTCAGCGCTTCCTGA
- a CDS encoding DUF2855 family protein: MMHSLWVKKDALAQSEWRESETPSLADGQILLEIDKYALTANNITYATVGDGFGYWNFFPTGDEQWGIVPVWGFAKVVASENGDIAVGERVYGYLPMASHLLVTPTNVTDGGFVDGAAHRQGLAIIYNQYHRLGEGEGEREAERAIFEPLFTTSFLIEHFMRSNDWFGAQALLLTSASSKTALGLAMVAKSLSPEIRRIGLTSAGNKAFVESSGLYDAVLTYDNLSAADAATPTVSVDFAGSGPLLGAIHSQWGDALKFSSLVGVTHISERGGADDLPGPKPELFFAPTAAETLIKQVGPVSFRGQVEEQFAAFVAGASDYLTIEDMRGREALQSAYLDMLANKVAPSRGLICHMA; this comes from the coding sequence ATGATGCACAGCCTTTGGGTGAAGAAAGACGCGCTCGCGCAATCGGAATGGCGGGAAAGCGAGACACCGTCGCTGGCCGACGGGCAGATTTTGCTGGAAATCGACAAATATGCCCTGACCGCCAATAATATCACCTATGCGACGGTCGGTGACGGCTTTGGCTACTGGAATTTTTTCCCGACCGGTGACGAACAATGGGGCATTGTTCCGGTCTGGGGCTTTGCCAAGGTCGTGGCGTCGGAAAATGGCGATATCGCGGTGGGCGAGCGGGTCTATGGCTATCTGCCGATGGCCAGCCATTTGCTGGTGACGCCCACCAATGTGACCGATGGCGGCTTTGTTGACGGCGCCGCGCATCGGCAGGGACTGGCGATCATCTACAATCAATATCACCGACTGGGTGAAGGCGAAGGCGAGCGGGAAGCGGAGCGCGCGATTTTCGAGCCCCTGTTCACGACCAGCTTCCTGATCGAACATTTCATGCGGTCGAACGACTGGTTCGGCGCGCAGGCCCTGTTGTTGACCAGTGCCTCGTCGAAAACCGCGCTGGGGCTGGCGATGGTGGCGAAAAGCCTGAGTCCGGAGATCCGGCGGATCGGTCTGACCTCGGCGGGGAACAAGGCTTTTGTCGAGAGTTCGGGCCTGTATGACGCGGTCCTGACCTATGACAATCTGTCAGCGGCCGATGCTGCAACGCCAACCGTTTCGGTCGATTTTGCCGGCAGCGGCCCGTTGCTGGGCGCGATCCACAGCCAATGGGGCGATGCGCTGAAATTCAGTTCGCTGGTCGGCGTGACCCATATTTCGGAGCGCGGTGGTGCAGACGATCTGCCCGGACCGAAACCGGAGCTCTTCTTTGCGCCGACCGCGGCCGAAACCCTGATCAAACAGGTCGGGCCGGTCAGTTTCCGCGGGCAGGTTGAAGAGCAATTCGCCGCCTTCGTTGCGGGTGCCAGCGATTATCTGACGATCGAGGATATGAGGGGACGCGAGGCCCTGCAGTCCGCCTATCTGGACATGCTGGCGAACAAGGTTGCCCCGAGCCGCGGGTTGATATGTCACATGGCGTAA
- a CDS encoding terminase large subunit domain-containing protein has protein sequence MNDGNATELLARLTPRDRQMFVSRLSTIEQQEFLYRWPFWARPEQMPPAGDWLIWLIMAGRGFGKTRAGAEWVRHIAEGDGSARFALVGANYAETRTVMVEGESGLLSIAPPKQRPVWEPSLKRLTWENGAQAHLYSAAEPEGLRGPQHSHGWCDEIAKWMNNAGQAEAAWDNLKMGLRLGSRPQLVATTTPRPVPLVRALVSGEVTITTGRTQDNHLHLPAAFLTAMEADYRGTRLGRQELDGELIEDVEGALWTRAMIEGCRVGRDAVRVEHSRYTGDSANRSLACARDERDMGLVRIVIGVDPPASKSGDACGIIVAGLGGDGKAYVLADASVEKASPETWARKVAEAADRFEADRIIAEANQGGAMVKSVLQAAKISLPVKLVHAARGKVARAEPVAALYENERVRHVGAFPQLEDEMCGLLVGGGYEGPGRSPDRADALVWALTELMLGKRREPRVR, from the coding sequence ATGAATGATGGCAACGCAACGGAATTATTGGCCCGACTGACGCCGCGCGATCGCCAGATGTTTGTCTCGCGGCTGAGCACGATAGAGCAGCAGGAATTTCTGTATCGCTGGCCGTTCTGGGCGCGGCCCGAACAAATGCCGCCTGCCGGCGACTGGTTGATCTGGCTGATCATGGCAGGGCGTGGCTTTGGCAAGACCCGGGCCGGGGCCGAATGGGTGCGTCATATCGCCGAAGGCGATGGCAGCGCCCGTTTTGCGCTGGTTGGCGCGAACTATGCCGAAACCCGGACCGTGATGGTCGAAGGAGAAAGCGGCCTGCTGTCGATTGCGCCGCCCAAGCAGCGGCCGGTCTGGGAGCCTTCGCTGAAGCGGCTGACCTGGGAGAATGGCGCGCAGGCGCATCTCTATTCGGCTGCCGAACCGGAGGGCCTGCGCGGTCCCCAGCACAGCCATGGCTGGTGCGACGAGATCGCCAAGTGGATGAACAATGCCGGGCAGGCGGAAGCCGCCTGGGACAATCTGAAAATGGGTCTGCGGCTTGGCTCTCGGCCGCAACTGGTCGCCACCACAACGCCGCGACCGGTGCCGCTGGTGCGGGCGCTGGTTAGCGGGGAGGTGACAATCACGACCGGACGGACGCAGGACAATCATCTGCATCTGCCGGCCGCCTTTCTGACCGCCATGGAGGCCGACTATCGCGGCACGCGGCTGGGACGGCAGGAACTGGACGGCGAGCTGATAGAGGATGTCGAAGGGGCGCTCTGGACAAGGGCGATGATCGAGGGGTGCCGGGTTGGCCGTGACGCCGTTCGTGTCGAGCATAGTCGATACACAGGGGATAGCGCGAACCGGTCTCTCGCCTGCGCTCGAGACGAACGGGATATGGGCCTGGTCCGTATCGTCATCGGGGTTGATCCACCGGCATCGAAAAGCGGTGATGCCTGCGGCATCATTGTTGCGGGCCTGGGCGGGGATGGCAAAGCCTATGTGCTGGCCGATGCCAGCGTGGAAAAGGCCAGCCCCGAAACCTGGGCGCGCAAGGTGGCGGAGGCCGCTGATCGCTTTGAGGCCGACCGGATCATTGCCGAAGCCAACCAGGGCGGCGCGATGGTCAAGTCGGTGCTGCAGGCGGCGAAGATTTCGCTGCCGGTGAAGCTGGTCCACGCCGCGCGCGGCAAGGTTGCAAGAGCGGAGCCGGTGGCGGCGCTTTATGAAAATGAGCGGGTGCGTCATGTCGGCGCTTTTCCGCAGCTCGAGGACGAGATGTGCGGTTTGCTGGTTGGCGGCGGCTATGAGGGGCCGGGGCGCTCGCCCGATCGGGCGGATGCGCTGGTCTGGGCGTTGACGGAACTGATGCTGGGGAAAAGGCGGGAACCGCGGGTGCGGTGA
- a CDS encoding head-tail adaptor protein, with protein sequence MMGQEFSGILRERISIERQAVGRDALGSAEPQYITVGVFWAAAEALHGGTPSEAESRSAMPRWRFILRETRAIKPGDRLVWGERIMTISSVLLEHRLIPKTILQAEEKR encoded by the coding sequence ATGATGGGACAGGAATTTTCCGGTATCTTGCGCGAACGCATATCGATCGAGCGGCAGGCGGTCGGGCGCGATGCGCTCGGTTCTGCCGAGCCGCAATATATTACCGTTGGCGTCTTCTGGGCAGCGGCTGAAGCGCTGCACGGCGGAACGCCCAGTGAGGCGGAAAGCCGTTCGGCGATGCCGCGCTGGCGCTTCATTCTGCGCGAAACCCGGGCGATCAAGCCGGGCGACCGGCTGGTCTGGGGGGAGCGGATAATGACCATATCGAGCGTCCTATTGGAGCATCGGCTGATCCCGAAGACCATCCTGCAGGCGGAGGAGAAGAGATGA
- a CDS encoding tail tape measure protein — protein sequence MDEEIERLVVSVRADTAGFAKDVADMKGQLDGPFASGLERAGSALESTLGRAIRRGSLGFEDLRRVALSVMNDIADAAIRSGLHNLFGGGAGGSGLLNIGTSLLGAFLGAPGRATGGPVSGGRAYMVGERGPELFVPTAAGRIEPPVPVSTAPNIRLTINISDNGQGSAPDQMRRSSRQVARAVRNALSAKAG from the coding sequence ATGGATGAAGAAATCGAACGGCTGGTGGTCAGCGTGCGCGCCGATACCGCCGGCTTTGCCAAGGATGTGGCCGATATGAAGGGCCAGCTTGATGGTCCTTTTGCATCGGGGCTGGAGCGGGCGGGATCGGCGCTGGAGTCCACGCTCGGCCGCGCGATCCGTCGCGGTTCACTGGGTTTCGAGGACCTGCGCCGGGTGGCGCTGTCGGTGATGAACGATATCGCCGATGCGGCCATCCGGAGCGGTTTGCACAATCTTTTTGGTGGCGGTGCGGGTGGCAGCGGTCTGCTCAATATCGGAACATCCTTGCTGGGCGCCTTTCTCGGCGCGCCGGGGCGGGCGACCGGTGGTCCGGTCAGCGGCGGCCGTGCCTATATGGTCGGAGAACGCGGGCCCGAGCTGTTCGTGCCGACCGCAGCGGGGCGGATCGAGCCGCCGGTACCGGTCAGCACTGCGCCGAATATCCGATTGACCATCAACATATCCGACAATGGCCAGGGCAGCGCGCCCGACCAGATGCGCCGGTCGAGCCGGCAGGTGGCGCGGGCGGTGCGCAATGCGCTGTCGGCGAAGGCGGGCTGA
- a CDS encoding phage tail tube protein has protein sequence MAAEKGSAFLLKIGDGEEPVGYTTIAGLRTTQMSINGEPVAITSKDSGGWRQLLSGAGVRSVSVSGAGVFTGSDAEMRIKNHALGGIIDAYELSFEGGERMQGDFLVARLDYSGDYNGERSYTLSLESSGAVASV, from the coding sequence ATGGCAGCAGAAAAAGGCAGCGCCTTTCTCCTGAAAATTGGCGACGGCGAGGAGCCCGTCGGCTATACGACCATCGCGGGTCTGCGGACGACGCAGATGTCGATCAATGGCGAGCCGGTGGCGATCACCAGCAAGGACAGCGGCGGCTGGCGGCAATTGCTGTCGGGCGCGGGGGTGCGATCGGTTTCGGTGTCCGGGGCGGGCGTATTCACCGGCTCCGACGCCGAGATGCGGATCAAGAATCACGCGCTGGGCGGAATCATTGACGCCTATGAACTCAGCTTCGAGGGCGGCGAGCGGATGCAGGGCGATTTTCTGGTCGCCCGGCTGGACTATAGCGGCGATTATAACGGCGAGCGCAGCTACACGCTGAGCCTGGAAAGCTCGGGCGCGGTGGCCAGTGTCTGA
- a CDS encoding patatin-like phospholipase family protein, whose amino-acid sequence MTDPTGLPDLGNHALFQGVAPEALHALQSVSALKRVAGGEALVRQGEEADALYFVESGRFRVVVNRTRIVAHIESGEAVGELAFFAGGKRTADVVAMRDSRVLEVSRSAFDAIAVQHPELYAAMLKLVSERLAVATARTSSIIAKNPRVVAMLPAGTSQLPDGFLARLAEAFRAVVRPETPVVPVDRATSEAADAHEYQSWLAEQEAKGAYVLIDGSGPEDWGQMVCRNADALVMVARPGQTDPEPNAMEQAAMGWIAEPQRTLLLLRSNAGKTISHSGDWIDPRAPKLHHHVALDDDADFAKIARFLTGRAIGVVLAGGGALGCAHLGVIKALRQAAIPIDFIGGASAGAAMGGAIARGMSVDETLDQMEAMFIHAKAMKRLTLPINSLLDPTVFDSELRNRYGTRDIADQPINFFGVSTNLSTNGLHIHRRGPLWECVRASGSLPTILPPFIDSDGNILVDGGVLDNVPVKVMHGLKAGPNIVVSLGDPNEVWRTKALYTDIRGRWSLLRDFILRRKQAVEFPSIVEIMSRSMVVASRMASKEMLGEQDILVNPPIIANMQILDWHLGRELAEMAAEYIGEQVIPTMDFNE is encoded by the coding sequence GTGACTGATCCAACAGGACTGCCGGATTTGGGAAACCATGCCCTGTTTCAGGGCGTGGCGCCCGAGGCGCTGCACGCGCTGCAGTCGGTTTCGGCGTTGAAGCGGGTTGCCGGTGGCGAGGCGCTGGTCCGCCAGGGGGAAGAGGCCGACGCCCTCTATTTCGTCGAATCCGGCCGGTTCCGGGTGGTGGTCAACAGGACGCGGATCGTCGCCCATATCGAAAGCGGCGAAGCGGTCGGGGAACTTGCCTTTTTCGCCGGTGGCAAGCGCACCGCCGATGTCGTGGCGATGCGCGATTCCCGCGTGCTGGAAGTGTCCCGCAGCGCCTTTGACGCGATCGCGGTGCAGCATCCCGAATTATATGCCGCCATGCTCAAGCTGGTGTCCGAGCGGCTGGCGGTTGCAACCGCGCGGACATCCTCGATAATAGCGAAAAACCCGCGGGTGGTCGCAATGCTTCCGGCGGGAACCAGCCAGTTGCCGGACGGCTTTCTGGCGCGTCTGGCAGAGGCCTTTCGAGCGGTTGTCCGGCCCGAGACGCCGGTGGTGCCAGTCGATCGCGCAACCAGCGAGGCGGCCGACGCGCACGAATATCAGTCCTGGTTGGCCGAGCAGGAGGCAAAGGGCGCCTATGTCCTGATCGACGGCAGCGGACCGGAGGACTGGGGGCAGATGGTCTGCCGCAACGCCGATGCGCTGGTGATGGTGGCGCGGCCCGGTCAGACGGACCCTGAACCCAATGCGATGGAACAGGCTGCGATGGGCTGGATCGCCGAACCGCAGCGCACCCTGCTGCTGCTCCGCTCGAACGCTGGCAAGACGATCAGCCACAGCGGCGACTGGATCGATCCGCGTGCGCCCAAGCTGCACCATCATGTTGCGCTCGACGATGATGCGGATTTTGCCAAGATCGCTCGGTTCCTGACCGGGCGTGCAATCGGCGTGGTGCTGGCCGGGGGTGGCGCTCTGGGCTGCGCGCATCTGGGTGTGATCAAGGCCTTGCGGCAGGCGGCTATCCCGATCGACTTCATCGGCGGAGCCAGCGCCGGGGCGGCCATGGGCGGCGCCATCGCACGCGGTATGTCGGTCGACGAGACGCTCGACCAGATGGAGGCGATGTTCATTCACGCGAAGGCGATGAAAAGGCTGACGCTGCCGATCAATTCGCTGCTCGATCCGACGGTGTTCGATAGCGAACTGAGAAACCGCTACGGGACAAGAGACATCGCCGACCAGCCGATCAATTTCTTTGGTGTCTCGACCAACCTGTCGACCAATGGTCTGCACATCCACCGGCGCGGGCCGCTGTGGGAATGCGTTCGCGCCTCGGGCTCGCTGCCGACCATATTGCCGCCGTTTATCGACAGCGACGGCAATATCCTGGTCGATGGCGGCGTGCTCGACAATGTGCCGGTCAAGGTGATGCACGGCCTGAAAGCCGGGCCGAATATCGTGGTGTCGCTGGGCGACCCGAACGAGGTGTGGCGCACGAAAGCATTATATACCGACATTCGTGGACGCTGGAGCCTGCTGCGCGATTTCATCCTGCGCCGCAAACAGGCGGTGGAATTTCCTTCTATCGTCGAGATCATGTCCCGTTCGATGGTGGTGGCCAGCCGCATGGCGTCGAAGGAAATGCTCGGCGAGCAGGACATTTTGGTTAATCCGCCGATCATAGCCAATATGCAGATACTGGACTGGCATCTGGGCCGGGAACTGGCGGAAATGGCGGCCGAATATATCGGAGAGCAGGTCATTCCGACGATGGATTTCAATGAGTAA